Proteins from a single region of Primulina tabacum isolate GXHZ01 chromosome 5, ASM2559414v2, whole genome shotgun sequence:
- the LOC142545349 gene encoding large ribosomal subunit protein eL24y: MVLKTELCRFSGAKIYPGKGIRFIRSDSQVFLFANSKCKRYFHNRLRPAKLNWTAIYRKQHKKDSAAEAVKKRRRATKKPYSRSIVGATLEVIQKRRAEKPEVRDAAREAALREIKERIKKTKDEKKAKKAEVLSKQKGSKGNVPKGAAPRSGPKLGGGGGKR; this comes from the exons ATGGTTCTCAA GACAGAGCTTTGTCGTTTCAGTGGTGCCAAGATATATCCAGGAAAAGGCATAAGATTTATTCGCTCTGACTCCCAG GTCTTCCTCTTTGCTAACTCAAAATGCAAGAGGTATTTCCACAACCGACTGAGGCCAGCAAAGCTGAACTGGACTGCAATCTACCGAAAACAACATAAGAAG GACAGTGCTGCTGAAGCTGTGAAGAAGAGGCGCCGAGCCACAAAGAAACCCTACTCAAGGTCTATTGTTGGCGCAACATTGGAAGTTATTCAGAAGAGAAGAGCTGAAAAGCCAGAGGTTCGTGATGCTGCACGTGAAGCTGCTTTACG TGAAAtaaaggaaagaatcaagaaaaCTAAGGATGAGAAGAAGGCGAAAAAGGCAGAAGTTTTGTCTAAGCAGAAAGGTTCCAAGGGTAACGTGCCAAAGGGTGCTGCACCCAGAAGTGGCCCTAAGCTGGGAGGCGGTGGTGGCAAGCGTTAA